From the genome of Virgibacillus proomii, one region includes:
- a CDS encoding ABC transporter substrate-binding protein, which translates to MLKRLIIFALITALLTACNTNGEEKKKKGDQAKELKKVSVVLDWTPNTNHTGLYVAKEKGYFKDEGLDVEIKMPGEAGADQLVASGKADFGVSYQEGITEARVQDIPIISIAAIIQHNTSGFASLKEKNITKPKDFEDKTYGGWGAPVEKAVLSSLMKQEDANVEKVNIVNMGETDFFTAVNRDIDFAWIYYGWTGVEAELRNEELNMIYLTDYSEKLDYYTPVLATNEDMIKKDPETIKKFLSAVTKGYELAIDNPEEAANILIEAVPDLDEELVKASQKWLADKYQDDAKRWGEQQLEVWDNYASWMYENKLLDKPLDSEKAFTNEFLPK; encoded by the coding sequence ATGTTGAAGAGACTCATTATTTTTGCCCTTATCACTGCTTTACTTACAGCCTGTAATACAAATGGAGAAGAGAAGAAGAAAAAAGGTGATCAAGCTAAAGAACTAAAAAAAGTATCTGTAGTTTTGGATTGGACACCAAACACAAACCATACCGGACTATATGTAGCGAAAGAAAAAGGGTATTTTAAAGATGAAGGACTCGATGTAGAAATTAAGATGCCTGGAGAAGCAGGAGCAGACCAGCTAGTAGCATCAGGAAAAGCAGATTTTGGTGTTAGTTATCAGGAAGGAATTACAGAGGCACGGGTTCAAGATATTCCGATCATCTCCATTGCAGCAATCATTCAACATAACACATCCGGGTTTGCTTCGTTAAAAGAAAAAAACATTACGAAGCCAAAAGACTTCGAAGATAAAACATATGGAGGATGGGGTGCTCCTGTAGAAAAAGCGGTACTCAGTTCGTTAATGAAGCAAGAAGATGCTAATGTGGAAAAAGTAAATATTGTTAATATGGGGGAGACGGACTTTTTTACAGCTGTAAATCGAGATATTGATTTCGCTTGGATTTATTACGGGTGGACAGGAGTAGAAGCAGAGCTCCGAAATGAAGAATTAAATATGATTTACCTCACAGATTACTCGGAGAAACTAGATTATTACACGCCTGTTTTAGCAACAAATGAAGACATGATTAAAAAAGATCCCGAAACCATTAAAAAATTTTTATCGGCAGTAACAAAAGGATATGAACTAGCGATTGACAATCCAGAAGAAGCCGCAAATATTTTAATCGAAGCAGTTCCTGATCTTGATGAAGAACTGGTAAAAGCAAGTCAAAAATGGCTAGCTGATAAGTATCAAGATGATGCAAAGAGATGGGGAGAGCAACAACTGGAAGTTTGGGATAATTACGCATCTTGGATGTATGAAAATAAATTATTAGATAAACCATTAGATAGTGAAAAAGCATTTACCAATGAATTTTTACCTAAATAA
- a CDS encoding thiamine-binding protein, with product MANSLVSIQIIPKTKNGEDVIPYVDEAIAIIDQAEVRYQVNPLETTMEGELSELLTVIEKMNERMTELGCPSVISQVKIFYQPTGASMDKLTEKYR from the coding sequence ATGGCCAATTCCCTTGTGAGCATTCAGATTATCCCAAAAACAAAAAATGGGGAAGATGTTATACCTTATGTAGATGAAGCAATTGCAATTATTGATCAAGCTGAAGTCCGTTATCAAGTCAATCCATTGGAAACGACAATGGAGGGTGAGTTATCCGAGTTATTAACTGTCATTGAAAAAATGAATGAGCGAATGACTGAACTTGGATGCCCAAGTGTAATTTCACAAGTAAAAATATTTTATCAGCCTACAGGTGCTTCGATGGATAAATTAACGGAGAAGTATCGCTAA